CGCAAGACGCCAAGACGCTGAACTTCGGCATCATCTCGACGGAATCGTCGACCAACCTGAAGTCGGTCTGGCAGCCCGTCATCGACGACCTGAGCCGCGCCATCGGCGTGCCGGTCAAGCCGTTCTTCGCTTCCGACTACGCCGGCATCATCGAAGGCATGCGCTTCAACAAGGTGCAGATGGCCTGGTACGGCAACAAGGCCGCCATCGAGGCGGTCGACCGCGCCAGCGGCGAAGTGTTCGCCTCGGTGATCGACAAGGACGGCAACCCGGGCTACTGGTCGCTGCTGATCGTCAACAAGGACAGCGACCTCAAGACCCTGGATGACGTGCTCAAGCGCCGCGGCCAGCTGACCTACGGCGCCGGCGATCCCAACTCGACCTCGGGCACCGCGGTGCCGGGCTACTACCTGTGGGCCGCCAACAAGATCGAGCCCAAGACCTTCTTCAAGGCCGTGCGCGTCAGCAACCACGAGACCAACCTGCTGTCGGTCATCAACAAGCAGGTCGACGTGGCCGTCAACAACACCGAGGCGCTGGAGCGCTATCGCCTGAACACCGGCAAGGATGCCAACGACAGCGTGCGCATCCTGTGGAAGTCGCCGCTGATCCCGGCCGATCCGCTGGTCATGCGCACCGACCTGCCGGCCGACATGAAGGCCAAGATCCGAGACTTCTTCGTCAACTACGGCAAGGGCAAGGACGCCGCGCGCGAAATGGCCAACCTGAAGGCGCTGACCTACCAGGGCTTCCGCGCCTCGGACAACCAGCAACTGGTGCCGATCCGCCAGATCGAACTGGCGCGCGAAAAGGCCAAGATCGAAGCCGACTCCACCATCGGCCAGGCCGAGAAGCAGAAGCAGCTGGCCGACCTGGACGCCAAGCTGGCCAGCCTGGGCCAGCCCGCCGCCAAGCAGTAACGATGCCGCGCCGCGCCGGGGCTTGCCCGTCAAGCGCCGGCGCGCGTCCATCCGATTTCTCTACTCCGGAATTCCCATGACCCTGGCCGTGCCTTCTTCCCGTTCCCCCGCCGCCCCGCGCTCGTCGCTGCCGGTCCTGCTCGTATGGGCCTTCGTGCTGGCGCTGCTGGTGATGTCCTGGCGCGGCGCCGACATGCGGCCGCTGGACCTGCTGCGGGACTCGGGCAACATGGCCCAGTTCGCCGCCGATTTCTTCCCGCCCAATTTCCGCGATTGGCGCATGTACCTGGACGAGATGGTGGTGACGGTGCAGATCGCGGTGTGGGGCACGTTCCTGGCGATCGTGGTGGCGGTGCCGCTGGGGTTGCTGTGCTCGTCGAACATGGTGCCGGCCTGGGTCTACCAGCCGAT
The window above is part of the Achromobacter deleyi genome. Proteins encoded here:
- the phnD gene encoding phosphonate ABC transporter substrate-binding protein — translated: MLRRTFVALIAAAALSTQVHAQDAKTLNFGIISTESSTNLKSVWQPVIDDLSRAIGVPVKPFFASDYAGIIEGMRFNKVQMAWYGNKAAIEAVDRASGEVFASVIDKDGNPGYWSLLIVNKDSDLKTLDDVLKRRGQLTYGAGDPNSTSGTAVPGYYLWAANKIEPKTFFKAVRVSNHETNLLSVINKQVDVAVNNTEALERYRLNTGKDANDSVRILWKSPLIPADPLVMRTDLPADMKAKIRDFFVNYGKGKDAAREMANLKALTYQGFRASDNQQLVPIRQIELAREKAKIEADSTIGQAEKQKQLADLDAKLASLGQPAAKQ